A window of the Branchiostoma lanceolatum isolate klBraLanc5 chromosome 13, klBraLanc5.hap2, whole genome shotgun sequence genome harbors these coding sequences:
- the LOC136446713 gene encoding titin-like isoform X27: MAEGGDAATVAHEAGNAVQETPKAEPEKAAAAAEPAAPAEPAEPTVRTIVLTGHGGYDKLSVQQKPQPKAGKGEVLVRVKAAGLNFSELMVRQGLHDRMTKPPVVLGMEAAGVIEELGEDVSGLEVGQNVICLAQTGMWREIVAVPATNVFIMPDEMSYEEGAAIPLSYLTAYFMLFDFGNLRPGKSLLVHIAAGGVGWAATQLAKTVDNVTVFGTASASKHDAIKENGVDHPIDYRTRDYSEEIKNISPKGVDVVLDPLGGADTSKGLQLLRPMGKIVTYGSANMVKGENRNLMKMAKTLWQSTSVSPVSLVKTNKAIAGFQLAHLTGEIELVRSAFQDILNMYKDGKIKPRIDSVWAFEQVAEAMQQMNERRNIGKVILSPEKEPTKPAEGDAAPTSPLKKKKPSLFRRLSKRASRSKDEGEKKDEVKPEDEKIDDEAAKKVDGKVGDAEKAAEETAKKVEDKVEDKVEEGKDKAEDAKKAVVAQVEQTAAKLPENGTSAKIAVDDIFKEAEAKVDGNIQKSTKGKTADTKAHNVKKEPAIQKAKQSTKDSFPNSISEVSLPKKVGHKDLHKREIGKLFKPKSKMPKKTLEFVKGDVHKEDVIEEEPIIKKAVVKDLSPKQIVKKFQNNFAEDEISKKAVPEKIETGTSKESEDISSSDVWVRQDSEKVPKEVVKEEVPKTVVKEVVPEEVVTEEVPKEVVPEVVPKEVVEEEVVKEVVKEVVPKEVVPKEVVKEVVKEVVPKEVVKEVVPKEVVPKEVVKKVVKEVVPKEVVEEVVKEVVPKEVFPEVVPKEVVEEEVVKEVVKEVVPKEVVPKEVVEEAVDKEVVEEAVPKEVVEEEVVKEVVKEVVPKEVVPKEVVKEVVKEVVPKKVVKEVVPKELVKEVVPKEVVKEVVKEVVPEEVVKEVVPKEVVKEVVPKEVVKEVVPKEVVKEVVPKEVVPKEVVKEVVKKVMKEVVPKKVVKEVVPKEVVKEVPVVPKEIVKKEDVKKVVKKVAPKNVLKKVVPMDAVEEEVVKEEVEEEVVKEVVPKEVVKEVVPKEVVREVVPKEVVKDVVKEVVPKKVVKEVVPKKVVKEVVPKEVVVDVVPKEVVKDVVPKEVMKEVVPKEVLKEVVPKEVVKDVVKEVVPKEVVKDVVPKEVVKEVVKKVMKEVVPKKVVEEVVPKEVVKDVVPKEVVPKEVVKEVVPKEVVEEVVPKEVVKEVVKEVVPKEVVKDVVPKEVVKEVVPKEVVEEVVPKEVVKEVVKEVVPKEVVKDVVPKEVVKEVVPKDVVPKEVVKEVVPKKVVPKEVLEEEVVKKVVKEAVPKEAVPKEVVEEEVVKKALKEVVPKEVVEEEVVEKVVKEVVPKEVVPEVVPKEVVEDEVKEVVPKEVVPKEVVKEVVPKKVVKEVVKDVVPKKVVKEVVPKKVVKEVVPKKVVKEVVPKEVVKEVVPKEVVKEVVPKEVVKEVVKEVVPKEVVKEVVKKVMKEVVPKKVVKEVVPKEVVKEVPVVPKEIVKKEDVKKVVKKVAPKNVLKKVVPMDAVEEEVVKEEVEEEVVKEVVPKEVVKEVVPKEVVREVVPKEVVKDVVPKEVVKDVVPKEVMKEVVPKEVVKEVVPKEVVKDVVKEVVPKEVVKEVVKEVVPKEVVKEVVKKVMKEVVPKKVVEEVVPKEVVKDVVPKEVVPKEVVPKKVVKEVVPKEVVEEVVPKEVVKEVVKEVVPKEVVKDVVPKEVVKEVVPKDVVPKEVVKEVVPKKVVPKEVLEEEVVKKVVKEAVPKEAVPKEVVPKEVVEEEVVKKALKEVVPKEVVEEEVVEKVVKKVVPKEVVPEVVPKEVVEDEVKEVVKEVVPKEVVPKEVVPKEVVKEVVPKKVVKEVVKDVVPKKVVKDVVPKKVVKDVVPKKVVKEVVPKKVVKEVVPKKVVKEVVPKKVVKEVVPKKVVKEVVPKKVVKEVVPKKVVKEVVPKKVVEEVVPKEVVPKKVVKEVVPKEVVEEVVPREVVEEVVPREVVEEDPVVPKEIVKEEDVKKVVKKVAPKKVLKKVVPMEAVEVEVVKEEVPKEVVEEVVPKEVVKDVVPKEVVKEVVLKEVVKEVVPKEVAKEVVPKEVVKEVVPKEVVKEVLVVPREIVKEENVKKVVKKVAPKKVLKKVAMDAVEEEVVKEEVEEEVVKEVVPKEVVKEVVPKEVLKEYVKEVVPKEVVPKEVVPKEVVPKEVVEEEVVKDVVKEVVLKEVVEEEVVKEVVPKEVVEEEVVKEVVPKEVVEEEVLKDVVPKEIVPKEIVPKEVVPKKEVPKEVVKKLVPKQVMKILDPKKVVKEAVPKKVVKKVVPKQVMKILDPKKVVKDLVPKEDVKKVVLREVVEEEVVKKVVKKEVPKKVLKEVVPKEDVKEVVLKEIVKEAETVVGDVVNKALANIVDESVPEEDKIVIQKSKKEEATPKEITQNMIIEGNNKETASEILKENPLKDVQNCGELTEKEKVVTKEKHQTPTVEAVVNGENKTTPLNGINDVMYTKAFVAETKTLVKKPMSKRINDGSSGHSLPNLKQYPRIENGPHIVKIECEDSEVESDYESMENSNEVKSYIRSSEHFGGARQTGGTGKAETVEAQGGESEGKDPVLVVRLGMASPNSLAKLGTKAVEDLNGVAEDVENVEEKLEEGKEKAEDVIQQTEEKVDEAVKQEEAPTEPDTQEEKKDEAPAEEPEKIEVAVENPAETDDAKAAAADIVADEKPVENEEKADGVASQEI; the protein is encoded by the exons GTTGGCCAGAATGTCATCTGCCTGGCACAAACGGGGATGTGGCGCGAGATCGTGGCTGTGCCCGCCACCAACGTGTTCATCATGCCCGATGAGATGTCGTATGAGGAGGGCGCCGCCATCCCGCTCAGCTACCTGACCGCGTACTTCATGCTGTTCGACTTTGGGAACCTGCGGCCCGGGAAGAGCCTGCTCGTACACATCGCTGCAG GTGGGGTTGGCTGGGCCGCTACGCAGCTTGCCAAGACAGTCGACAACGTCACAGTGTTCGGCACAGCCTCCGCCTCCAAACACGACGCCATCAAGGAGAACGGCGTGGACCACCCCATCGACTACCGGACGAGAGACTACTCCGAGGAGATCAAGAACATCAGCCCCAAAG gTGTGGACGTTGTCCTGGACCCGCTGGGAGGTGCAGACACATCCAAGGGTCTGCAGCTGCTCAGACCAATGGGAAAGATCGTCACTTATG GTTCAGCCAACATGGTGAAGGGAGAGAACAGGAATCTGATGAAGATGGCCAAGACCCTGTGGCAGTCCACCTCAGTCAGCCCTGTGTCGCTGGTCAAGACCAACAAGGCCATTGCTGGCTTCCAACTTGCACACCTCACAG GTGAAATTGAGCTTGTACGCAGTGCCTTCCAAGATATCCTGAACATGTACAAGGACGGGAAGATCAAGCCACGCATTGACTCTGTCTGGGCCTTCGAGCAG GTTGCCGAGGCGATGCAGCAGATGAACGAGCGGCGGAACATCGGCAAGGTCATCCTGTCGCCCGAGAAGGAGCCGACGAAGCCGGCCGAGGGCGACGCCGCGCCAACGTCACCCCTCAAGAAGAAGAAACCATCACTCTTCCGGCGACTGTCCAAGCGAGCATCGCGGTCCAAGGACGAGGGAGAGAAGAAGGATGAAGTTAAG CCCGAAGATGAGAAGATCGATGACGAGGCCGCTAAG AAGGTAGATGGGAAAGTTGGTGATGCGGAGAAAGCTGCAGAGGAAACTGCAAAG AAAGTAGAGGACAAAGTTGAAGACAAAGTTGAAGAAGGCAAAGACAAGGCGGAAGATGCCAAAAAG GCAGTGGTGGCTCAGGTCGAACAGACAGCAGCGAAACTCCCAGAGAATGGAACGTCTGCAAAGATCGCTGTAGATGACATATTTAAGGAAGCAGAGGCAAAAGTTGATGGAAATATACAG AAGTCAACAAAAGGGAAGACTGCTGACACCAAAGCTCACAACGTTAAAAAAGAACCAGCAATTCAGAAAGCAAAACAATCTACAAAGGACTCTTTTCCAAATTCCATCTCTGAAGTAAGCCTTCCAAAAAAAGTTGGCCACAAAGACCTACATAAAAGAGAAATAGGTAAACTTTTCAAGCCTAAAAGcaaaatgcctaaaaagacTCTAGAATTTGTCAAGGGTGATGTTCATAAGGAGGATGTGATCGAAGAAGAACCAATCATTAAGAAGGCCGTGGTTAAAGATTTAAGCCCCAAGCAAATTGTGAAGAAGTTTCAAAACAACTTTGCAGAGGATGAAATCTCTAAGAAGGCAGTTCCTGAGAAAATTGAGACAGGAACTTCGAAAGAGTCTGAAGACATATCCTCTTCAGATGTTTGGGTAAGACAGGATAGTGAAAaagtccccaaggaagttgtgaaagAAGAAGTCCCCAAGACAGTTGTAAAGGAAGTAGTTCCCGAGGAAGTTGTGACTGAAGaagtccccaaggaagttgttccagaagttgtccccaaggaagttgtggaggaagaagttgtgaaggaagttgtgaaggaagtagtccccaaggaagttgttcccaaggaagttgtgaaggaagttgtaaaggaagttgtccccaaggaagttgtgaaggaagtagtccccaaggaagttgtccccaaggaagttgtgaagaaagttgtgaaggaagttgtccccaaggaagttgtggaggaagttgtgaaggaagttgtccccaaggaagtttttccagaagttgtccccaaggaagttgtggaggaagaagttgttaaggaagttgtgaaggaagttgtccccaaggaagttgtccccaaggaagttgtggagGAAGCAGTTGATAAGGAAGTTGTGGAGGAAgctgtccccaaggaagttgtggaggaagaagttgttaaggaagttgtgaaggaagttgtccccaaggaagttgtccccaaggaagttgttaaggaagttgtgaaggaagttgtccccaagaaaGTTGtaaaggaagttgtccccaaggaacttgtgaaggaagttgtccccaaggaagttgttaAGGAAGTTGTGAAAGAAGTTGTCCCCGAGGAAGTTGtaaaggaagttgtccccaaggaagttgtgaaggaagttgtccccaaggaagttgtgaaggaagttgtccccaaggaagttgtgaaggaagttgtccccaaggaagttgtccccaaggaagttgtgaaggaagttgttaAGAAAGTtatgaaggaagttgtccccaagaaagttgtgaaggaagttgtccccaaggaagttgtgaaggaagtaccGGTAGTCCCCAAAGAAATTGTGAAGAAAGAAGATGTTAAGAAAGTTGTGAAAAAGGTAGCCCCTAAGAATGTTCTAAAGAAAGTAGTCCCCATGGACGCTGTGGAGGAAGAAgttgtcaaagaagaagttgaggaggaagttgtgaaggaagttgtcccaaaggaagttgtgaaagaagttgtccccaaggaagttgtgagGGAAGTTGTCCcaaaggaagttgtgaaggacgttgtgaaggaagttgtccccaagaaagttgtgaaggaagttgtccccaagaaagttgtgaaggaagttgtcccaaAAGAAGTTGTGGTGGacgttgtccccaaggaagttgtgaaggacgttgtccccaaggaagttatgaaggaagttgtccccaaggaagttttgaaggaagttgtccccaaggaagttgtgaaggacgttgtgaaggaagttgtcccaaaggaagttgtgaaggacgttgtccccaaggaagttgtgaaggaagttgttaAGAAAGTtatgaaggaagttgtccccaagaaagttgtggaggaagttgtccccaaggaagttgtgaaggacgttgtccccaaggaagttgtccccaaggaagttgtgaaggaagttgtccccaaggaagttgtggaggaagttgtccccaaggaagttgtgaaggaagttgtgaaggaagttgtcccaaaggaagttgtgaaggacgttgtccccaaggaagttgtgaaggaagttgtccccaaggaagttgtggaggaagttgtccccaaggaagttgtgaaggaagttgtgaaggaagttgtcccaaaggaagttgtgaaggacgttgtccccaaggaagttgtgaaggaagttgtcccaaaggacgttgtccccaaggaagttgtgaaggaagttgtccccaagaaagttgtccccaaggaagttctGGAGGAAGAAGTTGTTaagaaagttgtgaaggaagcTGTCCCCAAGGAAgctgtccccaaggaagttgtggagGAAGAAGTTGTTAAGAAAGCTctgaaggaagttgtcccaaAGGAAGTTGTGGAGGAAGAAGTTGTAGagaaagttgtgaaggaagttgtccccaaggaagttgttccagaagttgtccccaaggaagttgtggagGATGAAGTTAAGGAAGTTGTTCCCAAGGAAGtagtccccaaggaagttgtgaaggaagttgtcccaaagaaagttgtgaaggaagttgtgaaggacgTTGTCCCCaagaaagttgtgaaggaagttgtccccaagaaagttgtgaaggaagttgtccccaagaaagttgtgaaggaagttgtccccaaggaagttgtgaaggaagttgtccccaaggaagttgtgaaggaagttgtccccaaggaagttgtgaaggaagttgtgaaggaagttgtccccaaggaagttgtgaaggaagttgttaAGAAAGTtatgaaggaagttgtccccaagaaagttgtgaaggaagttgtccccaaggaagttgtgaaggaagtaccGGTAGTCCCCAAAGAAATTGTGAAGAAAGAAGATGTTAAGAAAGTTGTGAAAAAGGTAGCCCCTAAGAATGTTCTAAAGAAAGTAGTCCCCATGGACGCTGTGGAGGAAGAAgttgtcaaagaagaagttgaggaggaagttgtgaaggaagttgtcccaaaggaagttgtgaaagaagttgtccccaaggaagttgtgagGGAAGTTGTCCcaaaggaagttgtgaaggacgttgtccccaaggaagttgtgaaggacgttgtccccaaggaagttatgaaggaagttgtccccaaggaagttgtgaaggaagttgttccaaaggaagttgtgaaggacgttgtgaaggaagttgtccccaaggaagttgtgaaggaagttgtgaaggaagttgtccccaaggaagttgtgaaggaagttgttaAGAAAGTtatgaaggaagttgtccccaagaaagttgtggaggaagttgtccccaaggaagttgtgaaggacgttgtccccaaggaagttgtccccaaggaagttgtccccaagaaagttgtgaaggaagttgtccccaaggaagttgtggaggaagttgtccccaaggaagttgtgaaggaagttgtgaaggaagttgtcccaaaggaagttgtgaaggacgttgtccccaaggaagttgtgaaggaagttgtcccaaaggacgttgtccccaaggaagttgtgaaggaagttgtccccaagaaagttgtccccaaggaagttctGGAGGAAGAAGTTGTTAAGAAAGTTGTAAAGGAAGCTGTCCCCAAGGAAgctgtccccaaggaagttgtccccaaggaagttgtggagGAAGAAGTTGTTAAGAAAGCTctgaaggaagttgtcccaaAGGAAGTTGTGGAGGAAGAAGTTGTAGAGAAAGTTGTGAAgaaagttgtccccaaggaagttgttccagaagttgtccccaaggaagttgtggagGATGAAGttaaggaagttgtgaaggaagttgttcccaaggaagttgtccccaaggaagtagtccccaaggaagttgtgaaggaagttgtcccaaagaaagttgtgaaggaagttgtgaaggacgTTGTCCCCAAGAAAGTTGTGAAGGACGTTGTCCCCAAGAAAGTTGTGAAGGACGTTGTCCCCaagaaagttgtgaaggaagttgtccccaagaaagttgtgaaggaagttgtccccaagaaagttgtgaaggaagttgtccccaagaaagttgtgaaggaagttgtccccaagaaagttgtgaaggaagttgtccccaagaaagttgtgaaggaagttgtccccaagaaagttgtgaaggaagttgtccccaagaaagttgtggaggaagttgtccccaaggaagttgtccccaagaaagttgtgaaggaagttgtccccaaggaagttgtggagGAAGTTGTCCCCAGGGAAGTTGTGGAGGAAGTTGTCCCCAGGGAAGTTGTGGAGGAAGACCCGGTAGTCCCCAAAGAAATTGTGAAGGAAGAAGATGTTAAGAAAGTTGTGAAAAAGGTAGCCCCTAAGAAGGTTTTAAAGAAAGTAGTCCCCATGGAAGCTGTGGAGGTAGAAgttgtcaaagaagaagtccccaaggaagttgtggaggaagttgtccccaaggaagttgtgaaggacgttgtccccaaggaagttgtgaaagAAGTTGTCCTGAAGGAAGTTGTGAaagaagttgtccccaaggaagttgcgaaagaagttgtccccaaggaagttgtgaaggaagttgtccccaaggaagttgtgaaggaagtactGGTAGTCCCCAGAGAAATTGTGAAGGAAGAAAATGTTAAGAAAGTTGTGAAAAAGGTAGCCCCCAAGAAGGTTTTAAAGAAAGTCGCCATGGATGCTGTGGAGGAAGAAgttgtcaaagaagaagttgagGAGGAAGTTGTGAaagaagttgtccccaaggaagttgtgaaggaagttgtccccaaggaagttttGAAGGAAtatgtgaaggaagttgtccccaaggaagttgtccccaaggaagttgtccccaaggaagttgtccccaaggaagttgtggaggaagaagttgtgaaggatgttgtgaaggaagttgtcctcaaggaagttgtggaggaagaagttgtgaaggaagttgtccccaaggaagttgtggaggaagaagttgtgaaggaagttgtccccaaggaagttgtggagGAAGAAGTTTTGAAGGACGTTGTCCCCAAGGAAATTGTCCCCAAGGAaattgtccccaaggaagttgtccccaagaaaGAAGTGCCCAAAGAAGTTGTGAAGAAACTAGTGCCCAAGCAAGTTATGAAAATATTGGACCCCAAGAAAGTTGTGAAAGAAGCTGTCCCCAAGAAAGTTGTGAAGAAAGTAGTGCCCAAGCAAGTTATGAAAATATTGGACCCCAAGAAAGTTGTGAAGGATCTGGTCCCCAAGGAAGATGTTAAAAAAGTAGTCCTCAGGGAAGTTGTGGAGGAAGAAGTTGTGAAGAAAGTTGTGAAAAAGGAAGTCCCCAAGAAAGTTCTGAAGGAAGTAGTCCCCAAGGAAGATGTGAAGGAAGTTGTGCTCAAGGAAATTGTGAAGGAAGCAGAGACTGTGGTAGGAGATGTAGTAAACAAAGCCCTCGCAAACATAGTAGACGAGTCAGTTCCTGAAGAAGATAAGATTGTCATTCAAAAAAGCAAGAAGGAGGAGGCTACACCAAAAGAGATAACTCAGAATATGATAATTGAAGGTAATAATAAAGAAACTGCCAGTGAAATTTTGAAGGAAAATCCTCTCAAAGATGTTCAAAACTGTGGAGAATTAACTGAGAAAGAAAAAGTtgttacaaaggaaaaacaccAAACACCAACAGTTGAAGCAGTTGTAAACggagaaaataaaacaacaccTCTCAATGGTATCAATGATGTGATGTATACAAAAGCTTTTGTAGCAGAAACCAAAACACTTGTCAAGAAACCAATGTCTAAGAGGATAAATGATGGTTCTTCTGGTCACAGTCTTCCCAACTTGAAGCAGTACCCAAGAATCGAAAATGGTCCCCACATTGTAAAAATTGAATGTGAAGATTCGGAAGTTGAGTCTGATTATGAATCCATGGAAAACTCAAACGAAGTGAAGTCGTACATAAGATCGTCCGAGCACTTTGGTGGCGCACGGCAGACTGGTGGCACAGGCAAAGCAGAG ACAGTTGAAGCGCAGGGTGGGGAGTCGGAAGGAAAGGACCCAGTACTAGTGGTGCGGTTGGGAATGGCTTCCCCAAATTCCCTCGCAAAGTTGGGCACAAAAGCTGTGGAGGATCTGAATGGGGTGGCAGAGGATGTTGAG AACGTAGAGGAAAAGCTTGAGGAAGGAAAGGAAAAAGCCGAAGATGTCATACAG CAGACAGAGGAGAAGGTGGATGAAGCTGTGAAG CAGGAGGAGGCCCCAACAGAGCCTGACACTCAGG AGGAGAAGAAGGATGAGGCCCCTGCTGAAGAGCCGGAGAAGATCGAAGTGGCCGTCGAAAACCCCGCCGAGACGGACGACGCCAAGGCTGCGGCCGCGGACATCGTTGCCGACGAGAAGCCCGTTGAGAACGAGGAAAAGGCCGACGGAGTCGCAAGTCAAGAGATCTAG